The genomic window GGTCTTGTGGGTGGTCGAGCGGGTGTAGGACTTCGCGACCGGCGAGTTGTTCAGCTTCACGTCGGCGCTGGCGGTGTTGTTCGACGGGCTGCCCTCGTTGCCGGAGCCGGTGACCGTGAGGGTCGCGGTGGCGGTGTCCGCCGCTGAGTTGTTCACCGAAGCGGGGAAGGTCACCGTGCCGGAACTGTTCTTGGCGACGGCACTGAGGTCACAGGTGACCCGCTGATTGGCGTTGCCGGCCGCGCAGGTGTTGGGCAGGGTGCCGGGCGTGATGCCGGTCGGCAGGTCGACGACCGCGATCGGGTGCGGTTCGAGGTCCTGACCGGCGTTGTCGACCTTGACGGTGTAGTTGACGGTGTTCGGCGACGAGGACCGGTTGACCATGGCCGGGGAGACGGTCAGGGTCGCGGTCAGGTTGACCTGTGGCTGCTGCACGGTCAGGGTCGAGGTGTCGCCGGGGCCTTTGATCTCCGCCGAGCTGGAGGAACTGCCGTAGTACGACAGGTTCGGCACGTTGACGATCGAACTGCCCGGCGCGGTGGAGCTGTTCACACTGGCCCGGTAGGTGACGGTGGTGCTGCTGTTGCGGGCCAGAGTGCTGATGGAGTACGCGAGCGGTGGCCCGGTGTCGGCGACCGTGTTGCCGGCCACGGTCATCGTGCCGGGGATGTAGGTGAGGCCGGTCGGGATCGCGTCGGTCAGGACGATGTCCCGCGCGGTGTCGAAACCGTTGTTGGTGACGACGATCGAGTATTCGATGACGTCGCCGGGCAACAGGTCGCCGCCGTCCACGTCGGTCGGGGTGGTGACCGTGGTCAGGCTGGGGGCGGCCAGTGCGGTGGTGAAGGTGACCACACCCGGGTAGATCGTCTCGCCGCTGGTGGCCAGGTTCAGGGTGGCCTGTGTGGCGTTGTGCGCGATCTTGCCGGTCGCGTCGAACTGGTCCATGTCGACGCCCATCAGGTTCGACCAGGCGGGGGTGCGGCTGGTGAGGCCGGTGCCGCCCTCACTGACGGTGCTGTTGAAGAAGTTGTTGCTGGGGTTGGCCGAGTCCATCATCGCTGCGCCGTCGAGCTGCAGCGTGTCGCCGACCTTGCCCAGGTCACCCTCGTAGACGACCGCGCCGATGCTGGCCTCCACCGGTGTCGAGGTGTCCGTCGGGGTCTGGAAACCGGACACCGTGATGTCCACCGAGGTGCTGTTGGTGTCGACCACGCCGAAGCCGTCGTAGACGCGCAGGCTCTGCAGGGGCTTGGCGGCGTTCTGGTACGCGATCACGAGCGACCATCCGGCGTACCGGTCCACGCCCGTGCCGGCCTGGATGTCGGCGACCGTGTACGTGCCGTTGCCGGCCCCGGAGACCTGCTGGGTCACGTCCGCGAAGCCCTGGTAGGCCGACGTGACACCGGTCGGCGCGAACATCTGCGTGGCGGTGACGACACTCAGCCCGCTGGCGTTCGGCACCCCGAAGCGCACCTGGTTGTTGCTGGCCGGAGTGGGCGCGGCCACGCCGTTGCCACCGGCGCTGATGTCAGCGCCCCAGTACAGCCCGGCGAACAGCACCGTGCTGTTGGCCGGCATGTCGACCGTCGCGGTGCTGTCGTTGAACGTCGTGGCGTCACCGTCGGGGTTGGTGAACTCCATGTTGTAGCCGTTGTTGTTCAGCGTCTCGCCACCGTTGCCGGTCCCGCCCTGGGCGGCGGTGCAGTTGGTGGCGGCCGCGGGGCACTGCATGTTGGTGTTGCCGCGGATCAGGATCGCGCCGTTCGCGTTCACGCTGTAACGCGAGGCGAACGCGTTGGTGATCGCAGCGTCCGCCTCCGGTGGGGAGACGGCGACACCGGCCATGACGGTCAGCGTCATGATGACGAAGGCGGAGATCACCCGGTACGGGGTTGTCCGCATTACGGCTCGATGCATGGTCTTCCCTCGGCCTGGGCGGACCCTGACGGTCCGGGTGTGCAAAGCACGCTCAGAATGGCCGAGGGCAGAACGTGCGCATTGGAGAACTCGATGGGTATATGCGCCCACAAGCGGAAAGTCAGACGTCAGACCATGGACGGCGAAGATTCCCCCGCCTGGGTGAACCACTGAAGCGCTAACGTGGGACGGGTGCGTGATCCCTCCGTCTCCCGCTTCTCAGCCGGCCGGCTCTCCCCGATTCGTCGGACCGCCGATCTACGGCGACTGCGTGACGAGCAGTTCGATGTCCTGGTCATCGGTGGCGGTGTCACCGGTGCCGGTGCCGCCGTCGACGCCGCCTCCCGTGGTCTCAAGGTGGCCCTGGTCGAGGCCCGGGACTTCGCCTCCGGCACCTCCAGCCGCTCCAGCAAGCTGATCCACGGCGGTCTGCGCTATCTGGAACAGTTGGAGCTCAACCTGGTGCACGAGGCGCTGACCGAGCGGGGGCTGCTCGCCACCCGTCTCGCTCCGCACCTGGTCCGCCCGGTTCCGATCATGGTCCCGCTGCCCAGCGCCAGCCTGCCCAAACGGGCGTGGCAGCGCGGCTACTACGGGCTGGGCGTGGCCGCGTACGACGCTTTCGCCGGTGTCTTCGGCGGTGGCCGCGGCATGCCGCTGCACCGGCACCTGACCCGCGCCGGCGCCCGGCATCTGTTCCCGAGCCTGCGGGCCGACCAGTTGTCCGGCGCGATCCGCTACTTCGACGGGCAGGTCGACGACGCCCGGCTGGTGATCAACCTGGCCCGGACCGCGGCCAGTCTGGGCGCGGCCGTGGTGACCAGCACGCGCGTGGTCGGTTTCGTGCGCGAGGCCCGGCAGGTGGTCGGCGTGACGGTGCGTGACCTGGAGGCTCCGGACGAGGAGCCGTTCGAGGTCCGGGCCCGGACGGTGGTCGCCGCGACCGGGGTGTGGAGCGACGACATGTCGCAGATGCTCAGCGATGTCGGGGTACGCCCGGGCCTGCGGGTCCGAGCCTCCAAGGGGGTGCACCTGGTGGTGCCCCGCTCGGCGATCACCGGGGAGGCCGGCCTGATCCTGCGGACCGCCACGTCGGTGCTCTTCGTCATCCCCTGGGGAGGCCACTGGATCATCGGCACCACCGACACCGACTGGCAGCTCGACCGGGCCCATCCGGCGGCGTCCGCCCGCGACATCCACTACCTGCTGGACCAGGTCAACGCGGTGCTGGAACGGCCGCTCACCACCGACGACATCGAGGGTGTCTACGCCGGCCTGCGCCCGCTGCTCTCCGGCGAGGCCGACTCCACCTCGAAACTCTCGCGGGAACACGCGGTGGTCGAGCCGATGCTGGGCCTGCTGCTGGTGGCCGGTGGGAAGTACACGACGTACCGGGTGATGGCCGCCGACGTCATCGATCAGGCGGTGCGCCGGCTGGGCGGTGCGGCCCGGCCGTCCCGGACCGCCGAGTTGCCGCTGCTCGGTGCGGACGGTTACGCCGCCGCCTGGCGGGACCGGCAGGACATCGCCCGCCGGCACGGCGTCACCGCGGGGGTGATCGAGCACCTGCTGGAGCGGTACGGCACGCTCACCGTCCACCTGCTCGCGATGATGGCCGCCGATCCCGGGCTGGCCGTCCCGCTGACCGGAGCCCCGGAATACCTCGCGGCCGAGGTGGCGTACGCGGCACTCGCCGAAGGCGCCCTGCACGTGGACGACGTGCTGACCCGGCGCACCCGGATCTCGTTCGAGACCGCGCACCGCGGTGCGGAGTCGGCTGAGCACGCTGCCGAGATCATGGGCGCGGCCCTCGGCTGGGACGCCACGATCCGGCAGAAAGAGGTCGAGCACTACCTGGCCCGGGTCACCGCCGAACGGCAGTCGCAGACCATGCCGGACGACGCGACCGCCGACGCCGCCCGGATCGGGGCCCCTGACGTGCGCGGGCTGGCCGCCGACCGCCGGGAGCCGCTGCTCGAGATCGACCTTTGATCCTCGTCGACGAACCTCGCTGGCCGGGTCGCGGCCGACTCTGGTCGCACCTGGTCAGCGATGTGTCCTACGACGAGTTGCATGCTTTCGCCGAGATGCTGGGTGTGCCCCGGCGTGCCTTCGACCGAGACCATTACGACATCCCTGAGGTACGTTTCCGTAGCGCACTGTGGCTGGGCGCCACCCTGCTGACGTCTCGGGAGATCACGGTCCGGCTCCGGGCGGCGGGTCTGCGCCGCCCGAAACACCTGGCTAGGCAAGCTCCTCCAGTTCAGCGCTGAGGTTGGCGCGGGCGCGGTCCTCCCACTGGTCGCGGATCTCGGCGTGCCGGTAGATCGACGGGAGTCTCAGCAGTTCCGTGAGGACCTGGGAGCGGGCGCCGCGGAAGGCACCGTCGGGAACGTGCGCGTACTCCCGGCGGATCGCCGAGGTGTAATCGATGTACCGCTGTTTCTCGGCGGCCAGGATCGACAGGTCGGCGTCGCAGAGCAGTTCACCGTCCGGGTCGTCGTCCTCGGTCGCGTGCCCGGCGGTCAGCCCGACCAGCCGGGCCACCTCGGCCGCCACCTCCTCCGGCGTGCCCAGGCTCTGCAGCAGGCCGTCCGCGAACTCGGCGCTGTCGCGTTCGTTGGCGTCGCCTAGGGCCCTCGGGTCGTAGACCGCGTCGTGCAGCCAGGCCGCCAGACGTACCCGATCGGGGTCGGGGGCCAGGTGAGCGAAGCGATCGACGACGTCGAGCACCGCCGAGAGGTGGGTCACGTCGTGATAGTGGCGTTGCGGTTCGGTCCAGCGTCCGAGCAGGTACTGCGCGGCCGCGTCCAGGTCGGCGT from Actinoplanes derwentensis includes these protein-coding regions:
- a CDS encoding DUF4031 domain-containing protein, with product MILVDEPRWPGRGRLWSHLVSDVSYDELHAFAEMLGVPRRAFDRDHYDIPEVRFRSALWLGATLLTSREITVRLRAAGLRRPKHLARQAPPVQR
- a CDS encoding glycerol-3-phosphate dehydrogenase/oxidase, with product MRDPSVSRFSAGRLSPIRRTADLRRLRDEQFDVLVIGGGVTGAGAAVDAASRGLKVALVEARDFASGTSSRSSKLIHGGLRYLEQLELNLVHEALTERGLLATRLAPHLVRPVPIMVPLPSASLPKRAWQRGYYGLGVAAYDAFAGVFGGGRGMPLHRHLTRAGARHLFPSLRADQLSGAIRYFDGQVDDARLVINLARTAASLGAAVVTSTRVVGFVREARQVVGVTVRDLEAPDEEPFEVRARTVVAATGVWSDDMSQMLSDVGVRPGLRVRASKGVHLVVPRSAITGEAGLILRTATSVLFVIPWGGHWIIGTTDTDWQLDRAHPAASARDIHYLLDQVNAVLERPLTTDDIEGVYAGLRPLLSGEADSTSKLSREHAVVEPMLGLLLVAGGKYTTYRVMAADVIDQAVRRLGGAARPSRTAELPLLGADGYAAAWRDRQDIARRHGVTAGVIEHLLERYGTLTVHLLAMMAADPGLAVPLTGAPEYLAAEVAYAALAEGALHVDDVLTRRTRISFETAHRGAESAEHAAEIMGAALGWDATIRQKEVEHYLARVTAERQSQTMPDDATADAARIGAPDVRGLAADRREPLLEIDL
- a CDS encoding HD domain-containing protein, with amino-acid sequence MTSLTEAFRSAARGAGATADDADLDAAAQYLLGRWTEPQRHYHDVTHLSAVLDVVDRFAHLAPDPDRVRLAAWLHDAVYDPRALGDANERDSAEFADGLLQSLGTPEEVAAEVARLVGLTAGHATEDDDPDGELLCDADLSILAAEKQRYIDYTSAIRREYAHVPDGAFRGARSQVLTELLRLPSIYRHAEIRDQWEDRARANLSAELEELA